TGCTCCATCAGGACAGACACCATCTCCGGGCTGGACAGACGGGCCGCCGTGTGCAGCGGGGAGTCACCGTCCAGGCTGCTGTTCACACTGGCGCCTGAAGGGGGCGGCAGAGTGCAGGGCAGTAGTGGTGAGGCACGTAAGATCAATTCAGAGGTATTGGCCTTATTTTAGAGGAGGCTTAAATATACGAATCAAGCTTTTCTTCTGTAGCTCTTATAAACCATTTAGGAGTGTCTAAATATTTAAACTTATTTGTGAAGTGTTTCACAAGCAGCTGTTCCCCACACTGACTGTGATAGGGATTTGTTGGTGGATTGATCTTTGATAGACTTTGATCGTGATTGAGTGAAGAAGATGTATGTCGTTGGGGTGTAAAAATGTCTCTCAGTGTCCCATCATGATAATTCAATTGTGGATCATCTTACAGCCATCAGTGTGTGAGTGGAGCTGAGTCTACAAAGCTGCTACTGACTGATCCAGCCTCACACCTCACActgtgtctgactgactgatcCAGACTCATGGCGCGTtccatttgtatggtacgccCAGCGGTACGAGCCGTAAGATGTGAAATCTCCCAGCtgtcttgcggcatttcacggaggcacgcccccttttggtcataACATCAACCTTCCCACTCGTTGTTCTGAAAGCAGACAGAGTAGAGCGAATCAAAAGGGGGCATGCCTCCATGAAATGCCGCAGGATAGCTGGGAGATTTTCACCTTACGACTTGTACGGGTGggcgtaccatacaaatggatCGCACCATCACACCTCATTCTGTCTGACTGATTCAGCCTCCAACCCCACTCTGCGGGGGGGGGAGCCTCACCCTGCTGCAGCAGGCTCCTGACGGTACTCAGGTGCTGATTGGCCACGGCGGCGCAGAGGGGCGTGCCTGAGAGGTCCCGGTGCAGATCTACGTCAGCACCGTGCTCCACCAGGACGGAGACGCACTCCTGGTGACCTGCACCAACAGAGCAGTGATCAGCACCCATAGGAGTGATCAGCACCCATAGGAGTCATCAGCACCCATAGGAGTCATCAGCACCCATAGGAGTCATCATAGGAGTCATCAGCACCCATAAGAGTCATCAGCACCCATAGAGCAGTCATCATAGGAGTCATCAGCACCCATAGGAGTCATCAGCACCCACAGCAGTCATCAGCACCCACAGCAGTCATCAGCACCCACAGGAGTCATCAGCACCCACAGGAGTCATCATAGGAGTCATCAGCACCCATAAGAGTCATCAGCACCCATAGAGCAGTCATCATAGGAGTCATCAGCACCCATAGGAGTTATCAGCACCCATAGGAGTCATCAGCACCCACAGGAGTCATCAGCACCCATAGGAGTCATCAGCACCCATAGAGCAGTCATCATAGGAGTCATCAGCACCCATAGGAGTCATCAGCACCCATAGGAGTCATCAGACAGCACCCACAGCAGTCATCAGCACCCACAGGAGTCATCAGCACCCACAGGAGTCATCAGCACCCACAGCAGTCATCAGCACCCATAGGAGTCATCAGCACCCATAGGAGTCATCAGCACCCATATGAGCCCTGGGGGGAGTCTACCTTTTGAGGACACAATTTAATTTTAGATTGTCGTGCAGAACGCAGGAATGTGTGATCTCTGACCTTTGGCGGCGGCTATGTgtatgggggagggggcgtggcaaCCCTGTCCCAGGGGCGTGGCCCCGTGCTGCAGGAGCAGTGACACGCAGGTCAGGTGACCCCCAGCGCAGGCCTCTGATAGGGGGGTTGATCCGTCCAGCGTGGCAGAGTTCACCTGTGGAGCAGCAGGTCAGACAGGGCGGTCTGTCGGGGAGTTAAAACTGTACTATGTACGTTTCTCATGAGCTGCTCCTAGTGGCTAGAGTCGGAGCAACAGTTaaatctgaatcattttcacaAACTTATTTTTTCCGATCGATTCGCCTCATGGATTCGCCTGTCTCATTTATTCCCGCATCACTTTCTGGATCATTATTTGAGGTTTTGGGCAGGGATAGCTTTGCTCTAGTCACATTCTATATAAATCAACTCTTACAGTCTATGATCTGTTATGTTTAGGACATCTGGGAAGAAACATGTCTGGAGGTATAGTGTAATATCAAGGTTGTTGCCATTGTACTCATTTAATACAAGAAGCGTATTGAAATGATGCTATGATCCAAAACGGTCATGCGATTGAGCATGTGTGTTATGTTGAGAGAAACAGTGGTGGCGTTTGTCTCATAGTTAATATGCAAGCTTGCATGACTATGCATGCGTGTACACAAAGACacttgatagtgtgtgtgtgtgtgtgtgtgtgtgtgtgtgtgtgtgtgtgtgtgtgtgtgtgtgtgtgtggcaggcatTATTTTGGGTTAATCTCCAACTAATCGCTTCCACCATGTAGTTAAATCCAACAATAATTGATGTGGTCCACAAGGCCAGAACAGCCATTGATTGCAGTATATGGGGTTCATGTTTAACTACATCACTGATAGAGTAAACATGTATGCTAGGGTCTGGTTAGACCAGTAAACAAGAGAAACACGTATGACAGGCAGTTTGTGCTTTAAATTGTCTAGCTTCACTCTGCGTCCATTCTCACTTGCAAGAATGAAAGTTGTAATGCTAAGACTTTATGAGTAGTGAGAATTACATTTTCACCGATAAGACTCGGTAATATGCTGAGGGAGGCTAAGCGCCTTAAAAGACCAAACGGCCGGCCATACACGTGCGAGGAACCGATGGTGAGTTTGGTGATGGTGAGCAGATCTTACTGACATGAGCTCCGTTCTGGATCAGGAGGCGAGCGCAGAGGGCGTGGCCCCGCTGACACGCCCCCAGGAGGGGCGACACCTGGTCCAGCGTGGCCAGGTTAGCACACGCCCCCTGAGGAGATCACCACAGAGTCAGAGTCAGTCTACACCCCAGGAGGGGGCTCGGGTcgtgggagggggtggtgtcgcgggagggggcgggatggggggaggggtcgcgggaggggtggtggggtcATGGGAGGGGGTGGAGTTGTGGGAGGGGGCGAGTTCGcgggaggaggcggggtcacagaagggggcggggttgcgggaggaggcggggtcgcgggagggggcggggtcgtTGGAGGGGCGGGGTCATGGTAGCGGGGGGTGTGGTCACGGCCTCACTTGGCTGAGCAGCGTCTGCAGAGCGACAGGACGGCCGTTGAAAGACGCATCGTGGACCGGTGACCAGTCGGACGCACCGTctggggacagacggacagagacaagATGGAGACCAGTCAGAGACAAGATGGAAACCAGTCAGACATCACAGAGACAAGATAGCAtgagtggcggctggtgatcaaagatgttggtggggcacagtaatagacagacCCCATACaattttttgaattgaattgtaaGTTTCACTCAAAAATGACCATATGTTTTGAAACACATTGGTGCAACATGTACtagataattaataattaataatatgagaaacataccactatttcgggagcaatAAACTACGTTGTCTCACTGtcagggacccatacattttCATAAAACTTctgacatgttgtacttgttgattagcccacgttgttatggcaatgaacatgccctcagctgataaaataatgccagcgttttttttcaactgaaaattagcacccatatCAACTTTTTCTACTCCTTGCatcttatcatgcttatcaggctacgcagcattacaagcccctgcagactaaaacatgaagtaattcaagaggaggcatagatagaatcgccttgtggtcaactgtcatttaatagtcatctgacagattatgtcaaggttttaaaattattattattattattagctgcTCATGTTATAACACtgctggaaatcgtggattttctgataaagactagcaagcctttttgacagtcaaaacagcagaaactatgttaagTGTGCTCGTGctgcctttttggttttgtcaaacaggagacgcctACCCACCAATCAtaggttagagattcctgcaggaaggttgcgcttgatttcactagcccatttgtgcctgttcattagtgtacagcatccattctctcattgcttgtgtaaaaaaaaaaaggttgaatattagatttgaggacgaaacgatagggtctagcttcgccactggTGAAAAgtatatcacacaattaaacgaggataaacgctatgtattttggttgatttatttcgtattgataatagttgattattagttggcagatatatccAAGTaaatatttcacggaggggcggcgccctagcgccccctattgacccaccgccacatACATGACATTTATTACATGTATTGCATGAATAACATGTAATACATGTATTACTTTTATTACATGTAATACATTTATTACATGTAATACATGCATCACAGTGATATAGAAAGTGACTACAGAGATAGACCTTTCAAAGAAATGAGAGACACAGGGTTAAATAAAGACATATTACAGGTATACAGATAAACAGAGGGCTTTCACTGAGATAAATAGAGTTcattcacagagagaggcagatgtagaagaaacatattacagagcTAGAGATGTGAAGATAAAGAAATATAGATATATCACAGCAATAGCAGGGCTATAGAGAGGTATTGTTACGTAGTTAGTTTTCATATTACCGAGATAATTGTTGTGTTGGCACTTGGAGTAAGTGGTGCattagacagacaggtagacagacagacaggtagacggacagacagacagacagacagacagacagacagacagacagacagacagacagacagatatacagacagggagacagacagacaggtaaacagacagacaggtagacaggaaTTCAAAATTCCTTTGTCTCGGGAAAATACACAAGCAGAgtaatatacatatacacatatacatagacATAAACATGTGTAtagatacatgtgtgtgtgcgtgtatgagcgtgtgtgtatgtgcgtgcctgAGCGTGTAAGAGGCGTTCCAGCCACTGGACTCACCGCTCATCAGAGGGTTGGAGAAGAACACCAAGGGTCCAGGTCGCTGATAAGCACCATGTTCCTGGTCCCAGCTCCCCCCTGACATGACCGCTCCAAGACCCTCCACCTACacgctctggtgtgtgtgtgtgtgtgtgtgtgtgtgtgtgtgtgtgtgtgtgtgtgtgtgtgtgtgtgtgtgtgtgtgtggtatgtttgtctgtgtctgtatacgtgtgtgcgtctgtgtgtgtctgtgtgtgcctctgtgtgtgtctgtgtgtgtggtgttcctAGTGGAAGGTGGGAGCAGACCTTCTGATGTCACTTCCTTCCCCGGTCTGCCAGCCAGGAAGTGCTCTCAGTGCGCCGGCCGGGGCGGCAGACCGTGGCAGGGCGGCTGGTTCCTGTTCTACAGGTCTGTAACGGGACACCCGCCCGTCAACACACAGAGCCTGCAGCCCGGGGGAGGGAacaggggagcgggggagggggggggaggaggggagggagtgaggagaggagagggggaggaagaagagggggagggggaagaggagggagaggaggggggatgtATTGAGGTGGTTGTCGTTGCAGGCCTGACTGGACAGGACCTGGAACAAGAAGTTCTCCAATGTTGACCTGCTGGTCAGGCCAGAGTCAACAGCCCGGTTAGTGATTATCACGTCAATAGCCTCCAGGAGGTTAAAGCAGTTGAAATAAAAACGAGAAATTCAAAAAATCCCTGCCCTAGATACGATTATCTAGGCTGTGGTTTATGAGGACCATTCagttcaaaataaatacataaataggtCTGAATTATTAAGTAAATGAATTAATGTTGGTGAGACTTGTGACTTGATCATGTTAGGGTTGTGTTCAAATGGTTTGCCTCCTCCTCGCATGTCAGGTCATGCATTTCAATTCCAGTGCATTCCCGGCATGCCAGACACACCTCGGCCAGCAGATGACGCCGAAGAGGAGCGGACGGAGAGGAACCAGCCGCAGAACCCCGCGGCCAAGACGTTATCCTTTAGCGACCTTTTGTCTGGTGGCCTGGGGAGCGGGACGTGGCTGTAGGGGCCGCTGTTCAAAGCCAGTGGATGCTTTCGGCTGAATAAAAGAGGATCAATACAAACCTTGACGTTTGGTTTGCTGTATAAATCAGCTTCAATTTGCCTCTGATCTGGGGCCAGTTAGTCGTCTGGGTCGTCAGGACGAAGCCTTATGTTTGCTTTATTGACGGCATATCGGATGGAAAATGATGCTAATCAAATAACACATTACAGAAAAACAGTGCAAATTGGATCATAATGATCCATTTATACATTTAGGACTTGGTCCTGGTCCAGAGAAAACTGGACTATTCTCAACCTTCCTTTATTTAGTCTTAATTGAATATCCGCGCAACCAAGTCAGGTTTCGCTGTTTAGTCAGATATTAAAACATGGATCCTGACCAAACATCAATGAAACAAGACgtatcccctcccctcctgtcaAACAACAGGCCTTTGTCGGTCCTCTGAGGAATGGGCCTGCATGGTTAAGCCATGACTGGGGGGAAtgaggtgatggggggggggattaaacaGAAGCACATGATGCTCCAAACCCgtgcttcccctctctctctctggtgactCAGGCCATGGACTCACACACATTTCGCCCTTTTCATTTCCTTCCCCTCTGACGCCGTCTGCCGGTCTCCCGGTACCAGTCCGATGGCGTCCCCGCGGCTGGAGACCTTCTGCTGTCCCAACAGAGACCCGGCCACGGACTTCGTGGTCTCCTTCCAGCCCCAGCTGTTCAGCGCGCTGAGCGTGGGCAGCGCGAGCCTCAGTCTGATCTTCACCATCCTGCAGATCCTCCCGAAGCGGAGGGGTTACCGCAGACTCGGGCCCTACCCCTTCCCGAAGCCCGCGTCCTCCTCCCggatcctcttcatcatcagcaTCTGCGACATCCTGGGATGCACAGGTAAGAGACAGGTGAGCAGAGACGCTCCGGGGACCAGGGTGGGCGTGTAGGTGGACGTCAACGACCTGACCGTCACGTGTTGTGTAGACACAGGCTGCGCGACGAT
The window above is part of the Gadus morhua chromosome 20, gadMor3.0, whole genome shotgun sequence genome. Proteins encoded here:
- the LOC115533729 gene encoding ankyrin repeat and SOCS box protein 9, with the protein product MSGGSWDQEHGAYQRPGPLVFFSNPLMSDGASDWSPVHDASFNGRPVALQTLLSQGACANLATLDQVSPLLGACQRGHALCARLLIQNGAHVNSATLDGSTPLSEACAGGHLTCVSLLLQHGATPLGQGCHAPSPIHIAAAKGHQECVSVLVEHGADVDLHRDLSGTPLCAAVANQHLSTVRSLLQQGASVNSSLDGDSPLHTAARLSSPEMVSVLMEHGADCSVRNPQGKRPVDLAPPNSLAERMLGKSRGVPCLKQLCRLSIRRFLDKERMGAICGLDIPVELRDYLLYRTAPPPVCRRV